The following DNA comes from Helicobacter pylori.
TTTAAGGGCTTTTCACGCTTTAAGATTTGATTCAATTTGAAAATTTTCTTTGAGATCTTATTCAATTTGAAAGATCCCTTTGAAATAAACCTGGAAATCAATTTGGCCTTTTTAAACGCCATTTAAAACCTCAATCGTTTTTTATAAATCCCACATTATACAATTTGATGTTAAACAAACTCAAAAAGATTCGCAAAATGACTTAATAATGATACATGAATTGCGCCATATCCACCAAACGATTAGAATACCCCCATTCATTATCATACCACCCCATGATTTTGACCATATTCTCTAGCGTGAAAGTCAAATCAGGCGCGATGATAACGCTACTAGGATTAGAAATGAAATCAGAACTCACCCTTTCTTTTAAATCTATTTCTAACACGCCTTTTAAAACCCCTTTAGAAGCTTCAATCAACAAATCATTGATGGAAGCTTTAAAGGCCTTTTTTTCTAAAAACAAACTCAAATCTATCATGGACACATCAAGGCTAGGCACTCTCACGCTATGCCCATGCATTTTATTTTTGAGATTGGGTAACACTTTATGCAAGGCCAGAGCGGCTTTAGTGGTGGTAGGGATAATGTTACTTGCGGCCGCTCTGGAGCGCCGTTTATCCAAAGGGTGGGCCAAATCAATGAGTTTTTGATCACTTGTATAGCTATGGATAGTCGTTAGCATGCCCTCTTTAATCTTAAAAGCTTTATCTAAAATAGCGCAAATGGGTGCGATAGCGTTAGTCGTGCAAGAAGCGTTGGAAACAATGGCTTGGTTTTGATAGAGAAAATGATTGACCCCATACACTAAAGTCGGGTATTGTTTTTCATCGTATTCGCCCATAAAGGGAGCGGATAACAACACCTTTTTAGCCCCAAGCAAAAGATAATTTTCTAGCGTTTTAGGCTCTAAAAACTTCCCTGAACACTCTATGATAACATCCACGCCTTTCAAGTCTTTGATGCTATTAAAAACAGGGATTTCTAACGAGCCGATAATAAGCTTGTAATGAGAGTAACGCGCCTCTTTAAAAAGTAGCCCATGCGCGCTGTCATGCTCTAAAAGATAAGCGAGAATTTCCCAATTAGCAGGATCATTGATGCCTATCACTTCTAGTTGAGGGTTTGTATCATTGCACTCTAAAATCGCTCTTAAAACGCATCTCCCAATGCGGCCAAATCCATTGATAAAAATTTTCATGGTAACTATTATCCTATTTTCAGACTTCAATTTCAATTTTAGGGGGTTTTGTTTGGTATTTTACTACATTTTGCGCTATTATATTGGACCTAGCTATAGGGTTAATTAAGATTATTTATTGAGTTGAAATTCAAGGAGTAAAACATGGCATTGTATGACAGAGCTAATTCTCGTAATGCGTATGCAGAAGATTCTGTGTTGCATGAAAGCGAGCTGGTGGGTTTTGTTAAAACGACTTACAAGTTCTTCGCGGGCAGTTTGTTATTAGCGACTATTGGGGCGTTACTGGGTTTAATGAATTTTCAAGCCGTAGTGCAGTATAAATGGGTGTTCTTTATCGCTGAAATTGCGGCGCTTTTTGGTTTGATGTTTTCTAAATCCAAACCCGGATTGAATCTGTTCATGCTGTTTGCTTTCACTTCATTATCAGGGGTTACTCTAGTGCCTTTGTTGGGTATGGTGATTGCAAAAGCTGGTTTAGGAGCGGTTTGGCAAGCTTTAGGCATGACAACTATTGTTTTTGGTTTGATGAGCGTGTATGCCCTTAAAACTAAAAACGATCTAGCGAATATGGGTAAAATGCTCTTTATCGCTTTGATTGTGGTGTTGGTGTGTTCGCTCATTAACTTGTTTTTGGGTAGTCCCATGTTCCAGGTTGTCATTGCGGGAGCGAGTGCGATTTTATTCAGCCTTTATATCGCTTATGACACCCAAAACATCGTTAAAGGCATGTATGATAGCCCCATTGATGCGGCGGTGAGCTTGTATTTAGACTTTTTGAATGTCTTTATTTCTATCTTGCAAATCATTGGTATTTTTTCAGACAGAGACAAATAGTTTGAAAAAATAGGGGGGGACACCACGTAAAAACCTAATAAAAAATATTTTAAAACTAATAACACTTCATTTTATATTCTTTCTTTAAGGATTAGTTATGCCTAAACGCACCGATATTTCCAACATTCTACTGATAGGCTCAGGCCCTATTGTGATCGGACAGGCTTGTGAGTTTGACTACTCAGGGACTCAAAGTTGTAAAACCTTAAAATCTTTAGGTTACAGAGTGATCTTAATCAATTCTAACCCGGCCACCGTGATGACTGACCCTGAATTTTCTCATCAAACCTATATCCAACCCATCACCCCAGAAAATATCGCCGCTATCATTGAAAAAGAAAAGATTGACGCTATTTTACCCACAATGGGCGGGCAAACCGCTTTGAATGCAGTCATGCAAATGCACCAAAAGGGCATGTTAGAAGGCGTGGAGCTTTTAGGGGCTAAGATTGAAGCGATTAAAAAAGGCGAAGACAGGCAAGCTTTCAAAGAAGCGATGTTAAAAATTGGGATGGATTTGCCTAAAGGGCGTTACGCTTATAACGAGTTAGAAGCCCTAGAAGCCATTAATGAAATTGGCTTTCCAGCCATTATTAGAGCGAGTTTCACGCTGGCTGGGGGAGGGAGTGGGGTCGCTTACAATATTGAAGAGTTTCAAGAATTAGCTAAAAACGCTCTGGACGCTTCACCCATTAATGAAATTTTGATTGAAGAGTCCTTATTGGGGTGGAAAGAATATGAAATGGAAGTCATACGAGA
Coding sequences within:
- a CDS encoding Bax inhibitor-1/YccA family protein, yielding MALYDRANSRNAYAEDSVLHESELVGFVKTTYKFFAGSLLLATIGALLGLMNFQAVVQYKWVFFIAEIAALFGLMFSKSKPGLNLFMLFAFTSLSGVTLVPLLGMVIAKAGLGAVWQALGMTTIVFGLMSVYALKTKNDLANMGKMLFIALIVVLVCSLINLFLGSPMFQVVIAGASAILFSLYIAYDTQNIVKGMYDSPIDAAVSLYLDFLNVFISILQIIGIFSDRDK
- the gap gene encoding type I glyceraldehyde-3-phosphate dehydrogenase — protein: MKIFINGFGRIGRCVLRAILECNDTNPQLEVIGINDPANWEILAYLLEHDSAHGLLFKEARYSHYKLIIGSLEIPVFNSIKDLKGVDVIIECSGKFLEPKTLENYLLLGAKKVLLSAPFMGEYDEKQYPTLVYGVNHFLYQNQAIVSNASCTTNAIAPICAILDKAFKIKEGMLTTIHSYTSDQKLIDLAHPLDKRRSRAAASNIIPTTTKAALALHKVLPNLKNKMHGHSVRVPSLDVSMIDLSLFLEKKAFKASINDLLIEASKGVLKGVLEIDLKERVSSDFISNPSSVIIAPDLTFTLENMVKIMGWYDNEWGYSNRLVDMAQFMYHY